The following proteins are encoded in a genomic region of Nicotiana sylvestris chromosome 4, ASM39365v2, whole genome shotgun sequence:
- the LOC138889381 gene encoding uncharacterized protein, with product MNPLKCAFGVTSRKFLDFIIRHRGIEIDQAKVDTILKMLEPKDIHELKSLQVLAALIPEKPLILYISAHERSIGALLAQGNNEGKENALYYLSRMRTPNELKYSRIEKLCSTLIFFIQKLKHYFQAHIVRLVSRENPINFVISKPVLSDRLARWYLQFQQFEIVYVAQKAIKGQALADFLANHLIPDDWELSDELPDEDAMVIVIQPHWKMHFDGAAHSEGVGAGILWVVPPPNDYEEEESEVEHLASILERSYRTTYRTLIQVTPYSLVYGVEAVLPLEHQIPSLQLTIQEGLTDEENARLRFEELEALDEKRLESQQSLECYQARTSRSFNKRVRLISFQVGDQVLVVKRPIITSRRSGGKFSAKWDGPYIVQEVYSSGADKIVDSEGLQIGPINGKFMKR from the exons ATGAATCCGTTGAAGtgcgcctttggagttacttctagGAAGTTCCTCGATTTTATTATTCGACACCGAGGTATCGAAATTGATCAAGCTAAGGTGGATACTATCTTGAAAATGCTCGAGCCTAAGGATATTCACGAATTAAAAAGCTTACAAG TACTGGCAGCCCTCATACCTGAAAAACCATTAATATTATACATTTCAGCACATGAAAGATCAATAGGAGCGCTTTTGGCTCAAGGAAACAATGAAGGCAAAGAAAATGCACTTTATTACTTGAGTAGGATGAGGACGCCAAATGAGCTCAAGTATTCACGTATTGAGAAGTTATGTTCGACACTTATCTTCTTTATTCAGAAGCTGAAGCATTACTTCCAAGCTCACATTGTGAGACTCGTCTCAAGAGAGAATCCTATCAATTTTGTCATCTCTAAGCCAGTCCTAAGTGATCGATTAGCGAGgtggtacctccaatttcaacaatttgaaattgTGTATGTTGCTCAAAAGGCGataaaaggacaagcattagcAGATTTCCTAGCTAACCATCTGATTCCAGATGATTGGGAGTTGTCTGATGAATTGCCTGATGAAGATGCAATGGTCATAGTAATTCAACCTCATTGGAAGATGCATTTTGATGGCGCTGCACATAGTGAAGGAGTTGGCGCTGGAATATT ATGGGTAGTTCCTCCACCAAATGACTATGAGGAAGAAGAAAGCGAAGTTGAGCATCTTGCTTCCATTCTTGAG AGATCATATAGGACCACATATCGCACACTAATACAAGTGACTCCTTATTCACTTGTTTATGGAGTTGAAGCAGTCCTTCCACTTGAGCATCAAATCCCATCGTTGCAGCTTACCATTCAAGAAGGactcactgatgaagaaaatgctcggtTACGCTTTGAAGAACTAGAAGCTCTTGATGAAAAGAGGCTAGAATCTCAACAAAgccttgaatgttatcaagctcgtaCATCTCGATCTTTTAACAAAAGGGTGCGCCTTATATCTTTCCAAGTGGGTGACCAAGTTCTTGTGGTCAAAAGGCCTATTATTACCTCTCGTCGATCTGGGGGAAAATTCTCTGCTAAGTGGGATGGACCATATATTGTACAAGAGGTATACTCAAGTGGCGCTGATAAGATAGTTGACTCAGAAGGTTTGCAAATTGGCCCCATAAATGGGAAATTCATGAAGAGATAA
- the LOC104244576 gene encoding F-box/LRR-repeat protein At1g55660-like, whose amino-acid sequence MVFASDKSKIFGLDDIMVHNAKEDYISQLPDAVLSSILANLTVTDAVRTRILSRSWKRLFSAMPALNFSCLDMYGVYCDDHEWGVLLASGQLEGILSSCFNLKLLALRLCKLPYKLRISGSVTFVVFWSCGGVEEIGLQAANLRKLESELFNKARFFFSFVPVLEDVIIHPLKDDIVSYVFDDLARDLPAQVKSLTIKLVPSQVNYFPTEMKMFRNLRLLSLILVSTHDCFDIVKLSPLLGACPLLQYLGLVVTTPRTKRNGKGSRGPPLSPTCHTELKEVIFCGFDGTGSEIEFVLYILRSAITLEQMCLSRGYSCYLGCDKWENNLDVPFSGRQRNSIQKKLNGQAISSKAEVIIQ is encoded by the exons ATGGTCTTTGCCTCAGATAAAAGTAAAATCTTTGGCTTAGACGATATAATG GTTCATAATGCAAAGGAGGACTACATCAGTCAGCTACCAGATGCAGTTTTGTCTTCCATTCTTGCAAATTTGACAGTAACAGATGCTGTTAGGACGCGCATTTTATCCAGAAGTTGGAAGCGTCTCTTTTCTGCTATGCCCGCATTAAATTTCAGTTGCCTTGACATGTACGGGGTTTACTGTGATGATCACGAGTG GGGTGTTTTGTTAGCTAGCGGACAACTGGAGGGCATTTTGTCCTCTTGTTTTAACCTTAAGTTGTTAGCTCTTCGACTTTGTAAACTTCCTTATAAATTACGCATCTCTGGTTCAGTAACCTTTGTTGTTTTTTGGTCTTGTGGCGGAGTGGAAGAGATTGGGCTTCAGGCTGCAAATCTTCGTAAGCTTGAGAGTGAACTTTTTAACAAAGCAAGATTCTTTTTCTCATTTGTTCCCGTGTTGGAAGATGTAATAATTCATCCTCTTAAAGACGATATAGTGTCATATGTATTTGATGATCTTGCGAGAGATTTACCTGCTCAAGTTAAATCTTTAACAATCAAACTTGTTCCGTCTCAG GTTAACTACTTCCCAACGGAGATGAAGATGTTCAGAAACCTTAGGCTGTTAAGCTTGATACTTGTGAGCACGCATGACTGTTTTGACATAGTTAAACTATCTCCACTCTTGGGTGCCTGTCCTCTTCTTCAGTATTTGGGTCTGGTG GTGACAACACCAAGGACAAAGAGGAATGGAAAAGGAAGTAGAGGGCCTCCGTTATCTCCTACATGTCACACTGAACTAAAAGAAGTGATATTTTGTGGATTTGATGGAACAGGATCAGAGATTGAATTTGTTCTTTATATTCTGAGAAGTGCAATAACTCTTGAGCAAATGTGTCTCTCCCGAGGGTACAGCTGTTATTTGGGTTGTGATAAGTGGGAGAACAATTTGGATGTTCCATTCAGTGGAAGACAACGTAACTCAATCCAAAAGAAACTAAATGGTCAAGCTATCTCTAGTAAAGCAGAAGTGATCATCCAATAG